Proteins from a single region of Belliella baltica DSM 15883:
- a CDS encoding Uma2 family endonuclease, protein MKIRDQKNFLNEPEALYGTYSYADYLSWDLEEMVELIKGKIFRQAAALRRIHQEVSGIVFNKLFNFLERKKCKVFSAPFDVRLPIKSKKNEDIDTVVQPDICVVCDMDKLDEMGCVGAPDLIIEILSPSNNQKELINKYEVYEESGVKEYWIIHPSEKTLFIYTLVAGKYIPSKLYTIGHQVASTAIEGFVLDLEQVFEGLE, encoded by the coding sequence ATGAAGATTAGAGACCAAAAAAACTTCTTAAACGAACCTGAAGCCCTTTATGGCACTTATTCCTATGCAGATTATCTTTCATGGGATTTGGAGGAAATGGTAGAGTTGATCAAAGGCAAAATCTTCAGACAAGCCGCAGCTCTAAGAAGGATTCATCAAGAGGTATCGGGAATAGTATTTAATAAGCTTTTTAACTTTCTTGAAAGAAAAAAATGTAAAGTATTCTCGGCTCCATTCGATGTTCGACTTCCAATTAAGTCTAAGAAAAATGAAGATATAGACACCGTCGTGCAACCTGATATTTGCGTTGTCTGTGACATGGACAAACTTGATGAAATGGGCTGTGTGGGAGCACCGGATCTGATTATCGAAATTCTCTCCCCAAGCAACAACCAAAAAGAGTTGATCAATAAGTATGAAGTCTATGAAGAAAGTGGTGTCAAAGAGTATTGGATTATTCATCCTTCGGAAAAAACCCTTTTTATCTACACCCTAGTTGCAGGGAAATACATTCCTTCCAAACTCTACACCATTGGCCATCAAGTAGCCTCTACTGCCATTGAAGGTTTTGTTTTGGACTTAGAGCAAGTTTTTGAGGGGTTGGAGTAA